ACTAACCCGCCTTGCCGGCGCGCTCCAGGCAGCGCACGATCGCGTCGGTCGTCTGCACGCGATCGATCTCTGTGACGACGCCGGTGTTCGCCCGCCATTGCCTGGCGGAACGCAAGTCGGCCACGGTCGCGCCGAGCGTGAGTTCGCCTTGAATTTCCACGTCGATGGCCATCATTTCCGTGGAAAATGCGCTCGGATCCGCCGCGGCCAGCAAGGTGACGGCGTCGGCCAGGTAGATGCCTTCCAAGCCGTACGCACGGCGAAATGAACGGAACGCATACGGCAAAATGCGATGCAGCAGGTCGCCGGCCTTGCTGTCGCCAGCAGGCATTTGTTCCAGGAAATCGAAGCCCAGCATGACTTGTCGGGTGATATTCAGCGGCACCAGCGTCTTGGTGAACGGCAGCCGCAGCACCTGGCGCGCGGCCAACGGATTTGCGTGGAAGTTGAACTCCGCCGCCGGCGTGACGTTGCCGGGCACGATGATCGCGCCGCCAGAGATCACCGCCTGGCCCAGGATATTGATCAGCCCGGGGTCGCGTTGCAACGTACGGGCCAGATTGGTGAGCGGACCCAGCGTGACGACGGTCACTTCGTTCGGGGCGGAGCGGATCGCGTCGGAAATGACCTTGTCCGCCGCGGCGACGTGATGCAGTTCGGCGCAGGCGAATTCCGCGTCGGCCAAACCATTGGCGCCATGCAGATGCCGGCCGTCGACCACCGGGGAGTCGTCCACGGCAGCAGCGCCCAAACGAGGCCAGCGCGGCGGATCGAGCAGTTCGATCAGCGATTGCAAATTCCGGGTTGATTGCTCCGCCGGAACATTGCCCGCGACCGCGGTGACCGCGATCACTTCGAGCCTGGGATCGAACAACGCCATCACCAGCGCCACGGCGTCGTCGATGCCTGGGTCCAGATCGATGACCACCTTCCTAGCCATGAGCATCCACCATGAGAAAAGATTGGCCGCCGCGATGGGCGACTTCGTGCCGCCGGGCAATTACGGCGATTCTAGGTGGCGCGCCCGTGGTTCACAAGCGGATCAAAGCGCGTTGGCGACCCGGCGCGAGCGTTGCGTCAAGGATTTGCAACGTTTTTATTTGCTGGCTTCCGGCGGCGCGAATTGCCGTACTTCGGCGGCGTCGGCGCCTTTCCAGAGCCTGAGCACACTATCCTGTCCGCCAGCCACGACGAGCGATCCGTCTGGAACCGCGGCGGCCGTGTACATGAAATCTCCGCCGCCGCCGAAGTTGCGCGAGTTAGCGCCGTCGGCGGTGTTGAACCAGCGTACCGTGCGGTCGCCCGAAGAGGCCAGAACTTCGGTTCCTTCCGCGATGAACTCGATCGACGTGACTTCCTTGCCGAAGCCGCCGATGGTGCGGAGTTGGTCGCCGTTTTGGGCGTCCCAGACCTTGATGCTGTTATCGGCGCTCGCGCTGGCAATCACCTTGCCGTCGGCCCGCCAGGCGAGGCCCAGCACATGATGCGTGTGTCCCTCGAAGGAACGCACCCAGGCGCCATCCGCGACGTTGAACACCTTGAGGAATTTATCCGCGCCGCAGGAGGCCATTTGCTGGCCGTCCGGAGAGAAGCGCACGCAGAATACGGTGTCGCTATGGGCGTCCGGAATTTCGCGCACGTGGGCGCCATCCGCCACGTTCCAGAGTTTCAATTCGCCCCCGCGCGAAGGCTCGCCGCCGCCGGAAGCCAGCAGCGCGCCGTCCGGACTGAAATCAAGGGCGAGGACGCGATCGACGAATTTGTCGGGACCGCTGATCGTGCGCTCGAGCGTCCAGGCGGGGAACAGGTCCCAGACGAGCCAGCGCGGATCGTCGACCGCGACGCTCGCCAGGCGTGAGTCGCCGACGAAGGTCAGATCCGAGACTGCGCCGCTATGGCTGGCGTAAGTATCGCACGGCGCGCCGGTTTCGGCGCTCCAAGT
The sequence above is drawn from the Planctomycetia bacterium genome and encodes:
- a CDS encoding nucleoside hydrolase; translated protein: MARKVVIDLDPGIDDAVALVMALFDPRLEVIAVTAVAGNVPAEQSTRNLQSLIELLDPPRWPRLGAAAVDDSPVVDGRHLHGANGLADAEFACAELHHVAAADKVISDAIRSAPNEVTVVTLGPLTNLARTLQRDPGLINILGQAVISGGAIIVPGNVTPAAEFNFHANPLAARQVLRLPFTKTLVPLNITRQVMLGFDFLEQMPAGDSKAGDLLHRILPYAFRSFRRAYGLEGIYLADAVTLLAAADPSAFSTEMMAIDVEIQGELTLGATVADLRSARQWRANTGVVTEIDRVQTTDAIVRCLERAGKAG
- a CDS encoding WD40 repeat domain-containing protein, whose amino-acid sequence is AAIEASKSPLDQGVAGTQTRVNQLTEDAKTKTKAAQDAVAAAQAAETALTAAMKSVEASNGSLAKAQAAAPLAEQQIATAQEQSTAAEAASETARQAAVAKQLPFTSVAFSPDNALVVAAGEDHVIHTWSAETGAPCDTYASHSGAVSDLTFVGDSRLASVAVDDPRWLVWDLFPAWTLERTISGPDKFVDRVLALDFSPDGALLASGGGEPSRGGELKLWNVADGAHVREIPDAHSDTVFCVRFSPDGQQMASCGADKFLKVFNVADGAWVRSFEGHTHHVLGLAWRADGKVIASASADNSIKVWDAQNGDQLRTIGGFGKEVTSIEFIAEGTEVLASSGDRTVRWFNTADGANSRNFGGGGDFMYTAAAVPDGSLVVAGGQDSVLRLWKGADAAEVRQFAPPEASK